The DNA region CTCCCCAGCACCGCCAGTCGCCCCAGCTCTCGGTGTCGGCGCTGGAGAAGCCGTAGACCAGGCAGAACAGTCCGCCGGCGACGAGTGCCGCGCCCGGCAGGTCGAGCCGCGGGCGGACGGACGGGCGATGCGGCGGCAGGATGGCCATGCCGCAGAGAACGCCCACGGCGGCGATGACGACGTTCACATACAGCGTCCAGCGCCAGGTCAGGTGCTCGGTGAGGACGCCGCCCAGCAGCAGCCCGATCGCGCCGCCCGATCCGGCGATGGCGCCGAAGACGCCGAACGCCCTTGAGCGCTCGCGTGGTTGTGTGAACGTGGTCGTCAGCAGCGACAGCGCGGACGGTGCGAGGACCGCGCCGAACATGCCCTGTAGCGCCCTGGCGCCCACCAGCGCCGTGAAGCTTCCGGCGGCGCCGCCCAGCGCGGAGGCGGCACCGAATCCGATGAGGCCCGTCACGAAGGTCCTGCGCCGCCCGATGAGATCGGCCAGCCGCCCGCCGAGCAGCAGCAGACTGCCGAAGGCCAGGGTGTAGGCGGTGATGATCCACTGGCGGCCGTCGTTGGAGAAGCCGAGGTCACGCTGTGTGGACGGAAGCGCGATGTTCACGATCGTCGCGTCGAGGACCACCATGAGCTGCGCCAGTCCGATCACCGTCAGCGCCCACCAGCGGTGGGGGGTGTGGTCCTCCTCGCCGGTACGGGCCTCGGGAGCGGGCCCGGGGTCTCCGCCGGAACCGGGAGGCGGACCGTCCGGTCTGGAGGGCATCGACGGACCTCTCGGCTCAAGGGCTGTCGGGACGCGGACGCTGAGATCTTCTCGTCACGTTATGTCCGTATTCCGGGTGCCGCAAAAGATCAGCGGCGGCGCGAGGCCGGCGCTGCGGCGCCGCCCTGACGGTGCGGCCGTGAGGGCCCGGGCCAGGTCTCAGGCGCCGCCGTACGCCTCGCCGCCGACCGTGAGGCGGGCCGTGCCTGCCGTGGTGTCCGCGAGCCAGCCGCGGAAGGCGTCGAGTTCCGCCTCGGGCAGCCCCAGCTCGATGCTCACCTGCGCCCCGTAGGTGACGTCGCGTACCGAACGGCCGCTGGAGCGCAGGTCGTTCTCGAGTCTGCCCGCGCGTGCGTGGTCGGTGGTGACCGTCACCAGGCGGTAGCGCTGCCGCACGGTGGTGCCGACCGCGTCCAGCGCCGCGCCTACGGCGCCGCCGTAGGCGCGGATCAGCCCGCCGGCACCCAGCTTCGTACCGCCGAAGTAGCGGGTGACGACGGCGACCGCGCAGCGCACGCCGCGTCGCATGAGCATCTGGAGCATGGGCAGGCCCGCGGTGCCGCCCGGCTCGCCGTCGTCGTCGGACTTCTGGAGGCCGCCGTCCGCGCCGACGACGTACGCCCAGCAGTTGTGCGTCGCTCCCGGGTGCTGCGCGCGCACCCGCGCGACGAAGGCCCTGGCCTCCTCCTCGGTGTCCGCCGGGGCGAGGGCGCATACGAACCGCGACCGCGAGACCTCCGTCTCGTGCACGCCCTCACCGGCGACGGTCACGTACTGCTCTGGCATACGGGCACCCTACGCGGGCGGCGCGAAGGCCCGGCCCCGGCCGCCGCCGGTCCGTATGCGGCTGCGTGCCCGTACGGGAATGGCCGGGCGGGTCCGGCTCGTTGGGGAGGTCATGTACGCGGACGCACAGACGGTACGAGAAATCCTGACCGAGTCGGGCGACACCTGGGCGGTGGTGGGCCTGTCCACGAACCGCGCCCGCGCGGCGTACGGCGTCGCGGACGTCCTGAAGCGCTTCGGCAAGCGCGTGGTCCCGGTGCACCCCAAGGCGGAGACCGTGCACGGCGAGCGGGGCTACGCCACGCTGGCGGACATCCCCTTCCCCGTGGACGTCGTCGACGTCTTCGTCAACTCCGAACTCGCGGGCCCGGTCGCGGACGAGGCCGTGGAGATCGGCGCGAAGGCGGTCTGGTTCCAGCTCGGCGTGATCGACGAGGCCGCGTACGAACGGACGCGAGCGGCGGGCCTGGAGATGGTGATGGACCGCTGTCCGGCCATCGAGATCCCGAAACTGTGATGAGAGGCGGAGCCCGGCGCCGCTATGGTGCGTCGCCGTGATCACGACGCGTATGGCCGTCCCCGCCGACGCACCCGAGCTGGTGCGGCTGCGGCGGCTGATGTTCCTCGGCATGGACGGACGGGACGAGCCGGGCCCGTGGGAGCGGGACGCCGAGCGCATGGCCCGCCGGGCACTGCACGGCGGCGACGGCGGCGCGGGGCGGCTGGGCGCCTTCGTGGTGGACGGCGACGAGGCGGGGCCGCCGCATCTGGCGGCCTGCGCGGTGGGCAGCGTCGAGGAGCGGCTGCCCGCGCCGAAGCATCCCGCCGGGCGCTTCGGCTTCGTCTTCAACGTGTGCACGGACGAGCGCTACCGGGGGCGCGGCTATGCGCGGGCGACGACCGAGGCGCTGCTGGAGTGGTTCGCCGGTCACGGTGTGACCAGGGTCGACCTCCATGCCAGCGGGGACGCGGAGCGTCTGTACCGGTCGATGGGCTTCGCCGAGCACTCGACCGCCCTCTCCCTGGACCTTTCGGGGCGCGGCCGGGCGACGGGCGTCTGAGCGGCGGCTCGGCCGCCATCACGTCCGAACTCCCTTGCGCCGGGCAGCAGTTGCGCAACGGGAGGCGCCGGTGGCGAAGCCGTACGCCGGGACTGCGGGCCTCGTCAGACGCCCAGGCCCTCCAGGACGACCGCGCCGGGCAGCGCCGCCAGCGCCTTGCCGGGGACGATCAGCTTGCCCCGGCGGCGTCCGCTGCCGATCAGCGTCCATTCCAGAGCGGCGACCGATGCGTCGATCAGCAGCGGCCAGCCTGCGGGAAGCCCGATCGGCGTGATACCGCCGTACTCCATCCCCGTCTCCTCTACGGCGGTGCCCATGGGCGCGAACGATGCCTTGCGGGCGTCGAGTCGGCGCCGCACCGTGCCGTTGACGTCGACTCGGGTCGTGGAGAGCACGACGCATGCGGCGAGCGTGCGCTCCCCTCCGCGCTTCGCGGCGACGACCACGCAGTTGGCCGAGGTGCCGACGAGGTCCTCGCCGTAGTGCTCGACGAACACGGCGGTGTCGGCCTTCTCCGGGTCGGTGTCGACGTAGAGGAGCTGATCGGCGGGAGGTGTGCCCGTCCACGCCCGGATCGCCTCGGCCGCCGGACCGTCGAAGTGGCCGACGCCGGCGGCTGGTTCGGCCGAGTCGAAGTTCCCGATGGGTGCGCGCATGCGCCGCACGCTAACACCGGCTGCACGCTAGCACCGGCTTCGGATGAGGGAGCACCGCCGGCACCGCGCGGGAAGGCGGCGGACGTCAGCGGGGCGCGGGCACGGAGATGGCCATGGTCATCTCGACCGGTTCACCGGCCTCGTTGCGGTAGCCGTGCTCCACACCGGCCTCGAAGGACGCCGAAGTCCCCGCGGGCACCTCGTAGTCCACACCCTCGACGCTCAACGTCAGCCGCCCGGCCCGTACATGGACCAGCTCGGTGGTGCCTGCCGGGTGCGGGTCGGAACTGCTGCCGTCGCCGGGCATCAGCCGCCATGCCCAAAGCTCCAGCGGTCCGGGCGACTCGGCGCCCGCGAGCAACGTGCTGTGGCTGCCCGCCTCCGTGGACCACAGCCGCACAGCCTGCTCCTGCGGCACGAGGCGCACCTGCGGTTCCTGGTCGAAGTCGAGCAGCGTGGTGATGCTCACCCCGAGCGCGTCGCCCACCTTCACGACCGTGCCCACGCTGGGGTTCGTACGGCCCTGCTCGATCTGGATGAGCATTCCCCGGCTCACGCCGGCGCGGGCCGCGAGGGCGTCGAGGGTGTAGCCGCGCTCCTGGCGACGGCGCTTGAGATTGCGGGCCAGGGACTGCGTGAGGTGGTCGAGGTCCGTCACCGGGTCGTACACCATCCAATATTTTGACTACCGTAGTTCAGTTTGCTGCACTAGTCTGAGCTGTACCGCACTGTTCACGTCACTGTACTGCGAGGTGTCCTGATGACCGCCGTCCTGGCCTTGGTCACCAGCCTCATGTGGGGGTTCGCCGACTTCGGGGGCGGACTGCTGACCAGGCGCATGTCGGCGCTGACCGTCGTCGTGGTCTCACAGGCGCTGGCCGCCGCCGTACTCGGGGCGGTCGTCGTCGCCATGGGCGGCTGGAGCGAATGGGACGGCAGCCTGTGGTATGCGGCGGCTGCCGGAGTCGTCGGGCCGGTGGCGATGCTCGCGTTCTACAAGGCGCTCGCCCAGGGGCCGATGGGCGTGGTCTCGCCGCTCGCATCGCTTGCCGTCGTCGTCCCCGTCGCTGCCGGGCTCGCACTGGGCGAACGGCCGGGCTGGGTACAGGCGTTGGGCATCACCGTCGCCGTGGCCGGCGTGGTCCTCGCCGGAGGTCCTGAGCTGCGCGGCGCCCCCGTGCAGCGGCAGACGATCGCCCTCACGCTCGTCTCCGCGCTGGGCTTCGGCACGGTCATGGCGCTGATCGAGCACGCGAGCACCGGCACCGCGGCCGGGCTCTTCCTGGCGCTGTTCGTACAGCGCGTGTGCAACGTCGCGGTCGGCGGCGCCGCACTGTACGCACAGGTGCGGAGGGGCACACCCGCACTGCCTGCCGACGGCGGCCTGCGCGCGGTCGCGACGGCGCTTCCCGCCCTCGCCTTCGTGGGTCTCGCGGACGTCGCAGCCAACGGCACGTACATGCTCGCCACCCAGTACGGGCCCGTGACCACGGCCGCCGTGCTCGCCTCGCTCTATCCCGTCGTCACCGCGCTCGCCGCACGCGGCGTGCTGAAGGAGAGGCTGCGGGCCGTACAGACGGCGGGGGCCGGTCTGGCGCTGGTGGGCACCGTGCTGCTGGCCTCTTCCTGACGGGTCTTTCTCCCGCTTCCTGACGGGCCTTTCTCCCGCGCCCGACGAGGCTCTGCTCGCCCTGCTCGCCCTACTCGCCCTCGCCTGCGGCCAGTTCGGAGACACCGAGCAGTTGCTCCGGCACGGAGCCGCGTGCGGAGCCGTGCACGGAGGTGTCCCGCGCCGGTCCCGGTGCCGCCGTCCGCAGCGGAGGCTGCCAGCCGCGCTCGCCCTCCCAGCGGCGCACGATCCGCGCGGGGGCACCGGCGACCACGGCGTGATCGGGCACCTCGCCCCGTACGACGGCTCCCGCCGCGACCACCACGTTCCTGCCCAGGCTCGCCCCCGGAAGGATCACCGCCCCGGCGCCGAGCCAGCTTCCGCGCCCGATCTCGACGGCGGCACTGCGCGGCCACTGCTTGCCGACCGGCTCATGGGGGTCGTCGTAGGAGTGGTTGGTGGAGGTGATGTAGACGTACGGACCGCAGTAGACGTCGTCGCCGAAGGTGACGGCCCCCTGCACATCGGCGATGACATGGCTGCCCCGGCCGAGCACGACTCCGTCGCCGAGCGTCACGAGCGGCTCGGGGCCGAGGTCCAGGCCCGGCAGCATGCCCGCGGCGAGAGTCACCTCCTGCCCGATCACGCAGTGCTCCCCGAGTTCGATCCACTCCGTGCCGAAGAGCGTGCCCTGCGGGAACGCGAGCCGCGTCCCCGCCCCGATGCGGCGGAAGGCATACGGGCCCGGCCGCTCGGCGGTCACGGCCCCGGCGTACTGCGCCCGGCGCCAGACCCCGTGCACCGCACGGGAGGCGAGCGAAGCGAAGGCGCTGCGGATGGACGGCACGGGCGTCACGGTAGTCCGCCGGTGCCTCCGCGGGACCCGTGGACCCCTGTGATCTTCCGCCCACCCATCGCATACGGTTCACGGAGGGGCCGGTGACGATCCGGCCGGGAAGCGAGCGGAGACAAGACGATGACGGAGCAGCGAGCGGTGATCGCGAGTGTGGGCGGCAGGAAGCCCGAGATCGACGAGGATGCGTACGCCGCACCGACATCCGTGGTCGTGGGGGCCGTCTCACTGGGCGCGGGCTCCAGCGTCTGGTACGGGGCCGTGATGCGCGGCGACTGCGACTCGATCTCGCTCGGCGAGGGCTCCAACGTCCAGGACAACTGCACCGTCCACGCCGACCCCGGTTTCCCCACGCACATCGGCTCCGGCGTCTCGGTGGGGCACAACGCCGTGCTGCACGGCTGCACCGTGGAG from Streptomyces marispadix includes:
- a CDS encoding YbaK/EbsC family protein, which produces MRAPIGNFDSAEPAAGVGHFDGPAAEAIRAWTGTPPADQLLYVDTDPEKADTAVFVEHYGEDLVGTSANCVVVAAKRGGERTLAACVVLSTTRVDVNGTVRRRLDARKASFAPMGTAVEETGMEYGGITPIGLPAGWPLLIDASVAALEWTLIGSGRRRGKLIVPGKALAALPGAVVLEGLGV
- a CDS encoding gamma carbonic anhydrase family protein; this encodes MTEQRAVIASVGGRKPEIDEDAYAAPTSVVVGAVSLGAGSSVWYGAVMRGDCDSISLGEGSNVQDNCTVHADPGFPTHIGSGVSVGHNAVLHGCTVEDDVLVGMSATVLNGARIGSGSLIAAHALVPQGMHVPPGSLVAGVPAKIKRELTSEELEGIKANAAVYRDLARTHRDETTPL
- a CDS encoding CoA-binding protein, whose translation is MYADAQTVREILTESGDTWAVVGLSTNRARAAYGVADVLKRFGKRVVPVHPKAETVHGERGYATLADIPFPVDVVDVFVNSELAGPVADEAVEIGAKAVWFQLGVIDEAAYERTRAAGLEMVMDRCPAIEIPKL
- a CDS encoding YigZ family protein, translated to MPEQYVTVAGEGVHETEVSRSRFVCALAPADTEEEARAFVARVRAQHPGATHNCWAYVVGADGGLQKSDDDGEPGGTAGLPMLQMLMRRGVRCAVAVVTRYFGGTKLGAGGLIRAYGGAVGAALDAVGTTVRQRYRLVTVTTDHARAGRLENDLRSSGRSVRDVTYGAQVSIELGLPEAELDAFRGWLADTTAGTARLTVGGEAYGGA
- a CDS encoding GNAT family N-acetyltransferase — translated: MITTRMAVPADAPELVRLRRLMFLGMDGRDEPGPWERDAERMARRALHGGDGGAGRLGAFVVDGDEAGPPHLAACAVGSVEERLPAPKHPAGRFGFVFNVCTDERYRGRGYARATTEALLEWFAGHGVTRVDLHASGDAERLYRSMGFAEHSTALSLDLSGRGRATGV
- a CDS encoding DMT family transporter — protein: MTAVLALVTSLMWGFADFGGGLLTRRMSALTVVVVSQALAAAVLGAVVVAMGGWSEWDGSLWYAAAAGVVGPVAMLAFYKALAQGPMGVVSPLASLAVVVPVAAGLALGERPGWVQALGITVAVAGVVLAGGPELRGAPVQRQTIALTLVSALGFGTVMALIEHASTGTAAGLFLALFVQRVCNVAVGGAALYAQVRRGTPALPADGGLRAVATALPALAFVGLADVAANGTYMLATQYGPVTTAAVLASLYPVVTALAARGVLKERLRAVQTAGAGLALVGTVLLASS
- a CDS encoding acyltransferase, producing the protein MPSIRSAFASLASRAVHGVWRRAQYAGAVTAERPGPYAFRRIGAGTRLAFPQGTLFGTEWIELGEHCVIGQEVTLAAGMLPGLDLGPEPLVTLGDGVVLGRGSHVIADVQGAVTFGDDVYCGPYVYITSTNHSYDDPHEPVGKQWPRSAAVEIGRGSWLGAGAVILPGASLGRNVVVAAGAVVRGEVPDHAVVAGAPARIVRRWEGERGWQPPLRTAAPGPARDTSVHGSARGSVPEQLLGVSELAAGEGE
- a CDS encoding helix-turn-helix domain-containing protein; this encodes MTDLDHLTQSLARNLKRRRQERGYTLDALAARAGVSRGMLIQIEQGRTNPSVGTVVKVGDALGVSITTLLDFDQEPQVRLVPQEQAVRLWSTEAGSHSTLLAGAESPGPLELWAWRLMPGDGSSSDPHPAGTTELVHVRAGRLTLSVEGVDYEVPAGTSASFEAGVEHGYRNEAGEPVEMTMAISVPAPR